A stretch of Methanosphaerula palustris E1-9c DNA encodes these proteins:
- a CDS encoding transposase, with protein MLADAAYDSIAIRPTNRRRGIKTMIPVNRRNRRRSKGGRAYRFDPEIYRYRGAVERFFNWIKAFRKISPRYKRLEESFREPVIIACVLILWRVLG; from the coding sequence ATCCTCGCAGATGCAGCGTACGATTCCATAGCCATCAGACCAACCAATCGTAGACGCGGAATTAAGACGATGATTCCAGTCAATCGGAGAAATCGCAGGCGATCAAAAGGAGGGAGAGCGTATCGATTTGATCCAGAAATTTATCGCTACCGAGGAGCGGTTGAACGGTTCTTTAACTGGATAAAGGCATTCAGAAAGATCTCACCCAGATATAAACGACTCGAAGAATCATTTCGAGAGCCGGTCATCATCGCCTGTGTACTAATACTTTGGAGAGTTTTAGGATGA
- a CDS encoding helix-turn-helix transcriptional regulator, protein MKNKIKVFRAMNDLTQENLGVAIGVNRQTILAIEKGKYVPSLDLAFKIARYFGVNIEDMFIYEEENSINLAH, encoded by the coding sequence ATGAAGAATAAGATCAAGGTTTTTCGGGCGATGAACGATCTCACGCAGGAAAACCTTGGGGTGGCTATTGGGGTCAATCGTCAGACTATTCTTGCTATTGAAAAGGGAAAATATGTTCCATCTCTCGATCTTGCCTTTAAAATTGCACGATATTTTGGGGTGAATATAGAAGATATGTTCATTTATGAGGAGGAGAACTCAATAAATTTGGCTCATTAA
- a CDS encoding DUF2178 domain-containing protein, with protein MRKNGFYLLLGIIAIALVGIFWYSVEHNTALLMELSFIVAVAIVYYVKVKCTDFTEDERDIKIAEQAMGRTMQVFWVVFGAVSIGGIMDLFHVPSFAPHSVPPPALIPFSPRMLGYLQLWLLVLMIFLYVGFRLYYARKYGGWETDEE; from the coding sequence ATGAGGAAGAATGGATTCTATCTTTTACTTGGGATTATCGCCATAGCCCTGGTCGGCATCTTCTGGTACTCGGTGGAGCACAATACGGCTCTGCTCATGGAGTTATCATTCATTGTGGCAGTGGCCATTGTCTATTATGTGAAGGTGAAGTGTACTGATTTCACTGAGGATGAAAGAGATATAAAAATTGCAGAGCAGGCAATGGGGCGGACAATGCAGGTGTTCTGGGTTGTTTTCGGTGCAGTTTCGATCGGTGGGATTATGGATTTATTTCATGTTCCATCGTTTGCTCCGCATTCCGTTCCCCCACCTGCCTTGATTCCATTTTCACCCAGGATGCTTGGATATCTCCAACTCTGGCTTCTCGTTCTGATGATCTTTCTGTATGTCGGGTTCAGGTTATACTATGCCCGGAAATATGGGGGTTGGGAGACTGATGAAGAATAA